A single genomic interval of Halobacillus halophilus DSM 2266 harbors:
- a CDS encoding glutaredoxin family protein, whose amino-acid sequence MSDQEVVVYTSRNCAKCDQVVAKLSEWEIDYEERNVSTNRDHFKELQNMKIYGTPATFVNQEKILGFQERKLKRALGIQSTERFVDSDMMNYS is encoded by the coding sequence ATGAGTGACCAGGAAGTTGTGGTGTACACGAGCAGGAACTGTGCAAAATGCGATCAGGTGGTAGCCAAACTCTCAGAATGGGAAATTGATTATGAAGAGCGCAATGTATCCACTAACCGTGATCACTTTAAAGAACTTCAAAATATGAAGATATATGGAACGCCAGCAACATTTGTAAATCAGGAGAAAATCTTGGGCTTTCAAGAAAGAAAGTTAAAACGAGCGCTGGGAATCCAGTCCACTGAACGTTTTGTAGATTCTGATATGATGAATTATTCATAA
- a CDS encoding YppG family protein, translated as MYPYYQQWYDWSRQSTVYPYDPAFYQGAYQNQGNINGWYNNGYNQNAYVPQNPFPYSYGYTGYTENGNPETPSFQAGAIPKGVMNYFQNEDGQLDFDKMMSTTGQVVKTVQQVSPIVKGIGTFVKGFK; from the coding sequence ATGTATCCCTATTATCAACAATGGTATGACTGGTCCCGTCAATCGACTGTTTATCCTTATGATCCTGCTTTTTATCAGGGTGCATACCAAAACCAGGGGAATATAAACGGCTGGTATAATAATGGTTATAACCAAAATGCGTATGTACCTCAAAATCCTTTTCCGTATAGTTACGGCTACACAGGATATACTGAAAATGGAAATCCTGAAACACCTTCCTTCCAAGCAGGGGCGATTCCAAAGGGCGTTATGAATTATTTTCAAAATGAGGATGGGCAGCTGGATTTTGATAAAATGATGTCGACCACGGGTCAGGTAGTGAAAACGGTTCAGCAGGTTTCGCCGATCGTCAAAGGCATCGGCACGTTTGTAAAAGGCTTCAAATAA